The Stomoxys calcitrans chromosome 3, idStoCalc2.1, whole genome shotgun sequence genome includes a region encoding these proteins:
- the LOC106088212 gene encoding tRNA-dihydrouridine(20a/20b) synthase [NAD(P)+]-like encodes MESINRRHHDIQEIFKEGRATDGFLRVAAPMVRYSKLEFRRLLKKHGVQLRFTPMIISDSFIRSEKARQNEFTTAPDDDPVIAQFAAKDAQEFVNSAKLIYPYVDGIDLNCGCPQSWAIAKGYGCGLLKQPELVKDIVRTVRRTVNEKFSISLKIRLLQHESSKTTVDFARQLQMCGADFLSLHGRTMWQKTSEPLNIPAIRDVKAALSIPLIANGSVRTWKQACELHEQTRADGIMVARGLLSNPALFNPQYQEATSTPMQCVQDWLDIAAEAGDNIHFLCFHHHLTFMFGPTLKRKLRLEFNSFTSKEQIFDFFEENYNIKPNVYMGTPSPPNTICNYDHFEPSVTKFNNVEDATTWNSNSNGKFFNEFTEDLESDEDCELGNSFFAEI; translated from the exons atggaatCCATAAATCGTCGCCATCACGACATTCAAGAGATCTTTAAAGAAGGCCGAGCTACTGATGGCTTTCTTCGGGTGGCGGCACCCATGGTTAGGTATAGCAAATTAGAATTTCGGCGCCTACTAAAAAAGCATGGG GTACAACTCCGTTTCACACCAATGATTATATCGGATTCTTTCATAAGAAGCGAAAAAGCCCGTCAAAATGAATTCACGACAGCTCCAGACGATGACCCGGTAATCGCACAGTTTGCCGCTAAGGATGCTCAGGAATTTGTAAATTCCGCCAAACTAATCTACCCATATGTAGATGGTATTGATCTCAATTGTGGATGCCCTCAATCATGGGCAATAGCAAAAGGATATGGTTGTGGTCTTCTTAAGCAGCCGGAATTGGTAAAAGATATTGTACGCACCGTCAGGAGAACGGTGAatgagaaatttagtatttccttgaaaattcgTCTGCTACAACACGAGTCGAGCAAAACGACTGTGGATTTTGCCCGCCAATTACAAATGTGTGGTGCCGATTTTTTAAGTCTACATGGCCGGACCATGTGGCAAAAGACGTCAGAACCTCTAAATATCCCAGCCATAAGGGACGTTAAAGCTGCATTGAGTATTCCTCTTATAGCTAATGGTAGTGTACGCACCTGGAAGCAAGCGTGTGAGCTGCACGAACAGACTAGAGCCGATGGAATCATGGTAGCAAGAGGTTTGCTATCAAATCCTGCCTTGTTTAATCCACAATACCAAGAAGCCACCAGCACGCCAATGCAATGTGTACAGGATTGGTTGGATATTGCAGCAGAG GCTGGCGATAATATACACTTTCTTTGTTTTCATCATCATCTAACGTTTATGTTTGGGCCAACGTTAAAACGCAAATTAAGATTGGAATTTAATTCTTTTACTTCAAAGGAGCAGATATTCGACTTCTTTGAAGAAAACTATAATATTAAACCCAATGTCTATATGGGAACTCCCTCGCCGCCTAATACAATTTGTAATTATGACCATTTTGAGCCTAGtgtcacaaaatttaataatgtTGAAGATGCCACGACGTGGAATTCCAATTcaaatggcaaatttttcaatgaatttaCTGAAGATCTAGAAAGCGATGAGGATTGTGAGTTGGGGAACAGTTTCTTCGCCGAAATCTAA
- the LOC106088217 gene encoding sorting nexin-17, with the protein MHFSIPDTQELYSDTTGSSYTGYNVYVNGSFHACLRYKQLHALNEQLRRHCLPMGQVLPEFPPKKFLPLTNTQIESRRQALEHYLQVLGQDPRVSKLPTFQQFFLNSQLETALAEGVFEEYFGYGAEENGSSRVEEFMRLVCLEVILPNGYQLKIDCYVSDNATAMLRKALTCIQLPADMMPYLCLFLVRKESKDSLVLLRKLMDFESPFVSRLYNQPCQIQIRKSYWNPAYDMVLMKNSIACNLLFMQTLSEIERDWIIASPEVLKKLKSLQEYGMHKEYVDMARQLPLYGCLQFLSSIVDYPEPETTALIAIGNKELSMRTMQQDKILETKFRVTRMRVWRVTALHNTQHSEGKDKTSNLQLSFEYLMSKQNLRWITINSPQAMLMSVCLQEMVNELLSSKDSEQLTNTNLGSSINATCSSSSSTSSFNYPTPTTSLSSSSTPTSNYVQSYNDESSTSCDNSPSDAPVRFLAQRILNKQNPRISKQHSYGAVFFRNALAQEDAVQNEAFEGIGDDDL; encoded by the coding sequence atgcatttttccaTTCCGGATACACAGGAATTATATTCCGACACCACAGGCTCCTCCTACACGGGATACAATGTTTATGTGAATGGAAGTTTTCACGCCTGCTTGCGTTACAAGCAACTGCATGCCTTGAATGAGCAGTTGCGTAGGCATTGCCTTCCTATGGGTCAAGTTTTACCCGAATTTCCTCCCAAAAAGTTTTTGCCTCTAACAAACACACAAATTGAAAGTCGACGACAGGCTTTGGAACACTATTTGCAGGTGCTGGGCCAAGATCCAAGAGTATCCAAGCTGCCAACATTTCAACAGTTCTTCTTAAACTCACAGCTGGAGACGGCATTGGCTGAAGGTGTATTCGAAGAGTACTTCGGGTATGGCGCAGAGGAAAATGGTTCGTCAAGAGTGGAGGAATTCATGCGACTCGTTTGTTTGGAGGTGATATTGCCCAATGGTTACCAACTAAAAATCGATTGCTATGTCTCCGATAATGCCACCGCTATGTTACGAAAGGCCTTAACGTGTATACAATTGCCCGCAGATATGATGCCATACCTTTGTTTGTTTCTGGTGCGTAAAGAATCGAAAGATTCATTGGTTTTGCTGAGGAAATTAATGGATTTTGAATCGCCGTTTGTATCAAGATTGTACAATCAGCCATGTCAAATACAAATAAGGAAAAGTTATTGGAATCCAGCCTATGATATGGTGCTTATGAAAAATTCCATTGCCTGTAATCTGTTATTTATGCAGACTCTTTCGGAAATCGAACGGGACTGGATCATAGCCTCTCCAGAGGTATTGAAGAAATTAAAATCCCTCCAGGAGTATGGAATGCATAAGGAATACGTTGATATGGCCCGACAATTGCCCCTATATGGTTGTTTACAGTTTCTATCCTCCATTGTGGATTACCCAGAACCGGAAACAACAGCCCTTATAGCGATTGGTAATAAGGAGTTAAGTATGCGTACCATGCAACAGGATAAAATTCTAGAAACCAAATTTCGTGTTACACGTATGCGAGTGTGGCGCGTTACTGCCTTACATAACACGCAACATTCGGAGGGGAAAGATAAAACCTCAAATCTGCAGCTATCCTTTGAATATCTAATGTCAAAACAAAATCTTAGATGGATAACTATCAATAGTCCGCAGGCCATGCTAATGTCTGTTTGTTTACAGGAGATGGTAAATGAATTGCTCAGCTCTAAGGACAGTGAACAATTGACAAATACAAATTTAGGCAGCTCCATAAATGCCACTTGCTCATCGTCCTCATCAACGTCGTCCTTCAACTATCCCACACCCACAACGTCATTGTCATCGTCTTCAACGCCCACCTCAAATTATGTGCAATCCTATAATGATGAGTCGTCAACGTCATGTGATAATTCGCCTTCAGATGCACCAGTTAGATTTTTGGCCCAGCGCATTTTGAATAAACAAAATCCCCGTATATCCAAACAACATTCCTATGGTGCGGTATTCTTTAGAAATGCATTAGCCCAAGAGGACGCAGTGCAAAATGAAGCATTCGAGGGAATTGGCGATGACGACTTGTAA
- the LOC106088215 gene encoding DNA topoisomerase 2: protein MENGSGTSGSGGVSIEKLYQKKSQLEHILLRPDTYIGSVEHTKELMWVYNEETNRMVQREISFVPGLYKIFDEILVNAADNKQRDKSMSAIKIDIDPEKNTIAVWNNGQGIPVTMHKDEKMYVPTMIFGHLLTSSNYNDDEKKVTGGRNGYGAKLCNIFSTMFTVETSSKEYKRSFKQTWAANMTKTTDPKIKDFSGTDYTKITFSPDLTKFKMDRLDEDIVALMSRRAFDVAASTKGIAVYLNGKKLAVKNFKDYIDLYIKSDDDAGQPIKIVYEQCGERWEIACCPSDRGFQQVSFVNSIATTKGGRHVDHVVDNIIKQLLEVLKKKNKGGISIKPFQVRNHMWIFVNCLIENPTFDSQTKENMTLQAKSFGSKCVITEKFIGMISKSGIVESVLSWAKFKAQNDIAKTGGKKSSKIKGIPKLEDANEAGTKNSYMCTLILTEGDSAKSLAVSGLGVIGRNFYGVFPLRGKLLNVREATFKQLAENAEINNLCKIIGLQYKKKYLTMDDIKTLRYGKVMIMTDQDQDGSHIKGLLINFIHTNWPELLRLPFLEEFITPIVKATKKNEELSFYSLPEFEEWKLDTPNHNTYNIKYYKGLGTSTSKEAKEYFQDMERHRILFKYDGSKDDDSIVMAFSKKHIESRKEWLTAHMDEVKRRKTLGLPERYLYAKGTKAVTYTDFVNLELILFSNADNVRSIPCLVDGFKPGQRKVMFTCFKRNDKREVKVAQLSGSVSEMSAYHHGEVSLQMTIVNLAQNYVGSNNINLLEPRGQFGTRLTGGKDCASARYIFTIMSPLARMIFHPSDDPLLQYEVDDGQKIEPVWYMPIIPMVLVNGADGIGTGWSTKIFNHNPRDIMKNIRRLLANEEPTPMHPWYKNFRGDIEYISDGRYISSGNIQIIQGDKIEISELPVGTWTQTYKENVLEPLSNGSEKVKAIISDYREYHTDTTVRFVITLAPGEFDRLNEEPGGFHRVFKLTSSMSTNQMHCFDELNCLRRFPTSLDILKAYYPLRLEYYQKRKDYLVGMLTAQADRLTDQARFILEKCERTLVVENKKRKAMIDELIKRGYRPDPVKEWQRRINVQEEEEPEEEEEAGEEEGSTSVVKKEKKPVDAEKAFQKLTDVKKYDYLLGMSMWMLTEERKNELLKQRDQKLAELAALKEKTIQMMWLDDLDELEKKMDEVEEKERLDELGINKKQAKALAKNKAAAAAATKKRGSNKEGGADVFPDPRGVKVEFKLTEEIIKKAAAAASVNKVKKEKVEKKVAGNKGGIKTEGGGGDEFDDLVEAKAPKAKKEPVVAAPKRVRKKKEDGGDGLKQTQLGFKPKGRKKKVNSSDEDDAPDNSGSDLDIHVEHVAPRADRPGRRAAANKINFSGLLDSEEEQTSDGEVVFKENDALKTPTQAVVKLSDAENSDFDNFQPEEDSPVKKKKPAVKRPRKKAMSSPDSDSEKKTSKKKKRVVNSDSDDDDDSDFEA from the exons ATGGAGAATGGAAGCGGAACTTCTGGCAGCGGTGGCGTGTCCATTGAAAAATTGTACCAGAAGAAATCACAACTGGAACATATTCTTTTGAGACCAGATACCTATATTGGATCTGTGGAACATACAAAGGAACTAATGTGGGTCTATAATGAAGAAACTAATCGTATGGTTCAAAGAGAGATTTCTTTTGTACCTGGTCTTTATAAGATTTTTGACGAAATCTTGGTCAATGCTGCCGATAACAAACAAAGAGATAAATCTATGAGCgccataaaaatcgatattGATCCTGAGAAGAATACCATTGCTGTGTGGAACAATGGTCAGGGTATTCCGGTTACCATGCACAAAGATGAGAAAATGTATGTGCCCACTATGATTTTCGGTCATCTCTTGACCTCATCCAATTACAATGATGACGAAAAGAAAGTAACCGGTGGCCGTAATGGTTACGGTGCCAAATTGTGTAACATTTTCTCTACAATGTTTACCGTAGAGACATCTTCCAAAGAATACAAGCGTTCGTTCAAACAAACCTGGGCAGCCAACATGACCAAAACTACagatccaaaaataaaagatttctCTGGCACTGACtatacgaaaataacattctCTCCTGATTTGACGAAATTTAAAATGGACCGTCTGGATGAAGACATTGTGGCCTTGATGTCTAGAAGGGCTTTCGATGTGGCGGCTTCGACTAAGGGCATTGCGGTGTACCTCAATGGCAAAAAGTTGgcagttaaaaatttcaaagattatatcgatttatatatcaAAAGCGATGACGATGCCGGTCAGCCCATTAAAATTGTCTATGAGCAATGCGGCGAGCGTTGGGAAATAGCTTGCTGTCCCTCCGACAGAGGTTTCCAACAAGTCTCCTTTGTCAATTCCATAGCAACCACAAAGGGTGGTCGTCATGTGGATCATGTGGTGGACAATATTATCAAGCAACTGTTGGAAGtgttgaagaagaaaaacaaaggaGGCATCAGCATCAAACCCTTCCAAGTGCGTAATCACATGTGGATTTTTGTCAATTGTTTGATTGAGAATCCAACATTTGATTCGCAAACCAAAGAGAATATGACGTTACAAGCCAAAAGCTTCGGCTCCAAATGCGTCATAACTGAGAAGTTTATTGGCATGATTTCGAAATCGGGTATTGTGGAATCAGTATTGTCCTGGGCTAAATTCAAGGCACAAAACGACATTGCCAAGACTGGAGGTAAAAAGTCATCTAAGATCAAGGGCATACCCAAGTTGGAAGATGCTAACGAGGCCGGCACTAAAAACTCCTATATGTGCACTTTGATTCTCACTGAGGGAGACTCAGCCAAGTCTTTGGCCGTCTCCGGTCTTGGTGTTATAGGACGTAATTTCTATGGAGTTTTTCCACTACGTGGTAAACTCCTAAATGTTCGCGAAGCCACATTCAAACAGTTGGCCGAAAATGCTGAAATcaacaatctgtgcaaaattattGGTCTGCaatataaaaagaaatacctTACAATGGATGACATTAAAACCCTACGCTATGGCAAAGTAATGATCATGACAGATCAGGATCAGGATGGTTCTCACATCAAGGGTTTGCTGATCAACTTCATACACACCAATTGGCCCGAGCTGCTACGTTTGCCCTTCTTGGAGGAATTCATTACACCCATTGTTAAGGCAACGAAGAAAAATGAGGAGCTATCCTTCTACTCTCTGCCAGAGTTTGAAGAATGGAAGCTAGATACACCCAACCATAACACCTACAATATCAAATACTACAAAG GTTTGGGTACCTCCACATCAAAGGAGGCTAAAGAGTATTTCCAGGATATGGAACGCCACCGTATTCTTTTCAAGTACGATGGCAGCAAAGATGATGACAGTATTGTAATGGCTTTCTCCAAGAAACACATAGAATCACGTAAAGAGTGGCTGACAGCTCATATGGACGAAGTCAAGAGACGTAAAACTCTTGGCCTGCCTGAACGTTATTTGTACGCCAAGGGCACAAAGGCGGTAACATATACCGATTTCGTCAACTTGGAATTGATTCTTTTCTCAAATGCCGACAATGTTCGTTCCATTCCTTGTTTGGTAGATGGCTTTAAGCCTGGCCAACGTAAGGTGATGTTTACCTGCTTCAAGCGTAATGACAAGCGTGAGGTGAAGGTAGCCCAACTCTCTGGTTCCGTATCTGAAATGTCCGCCTACCATCACGGTGAAGTTTCACTGCAAATGACaattgttaatttggcccaaaactaTGTGGGCTCGAACAATATCAACCTGCTGGAGCCCAGAGGTCAGTTCGGTACTAGGTTGACTGGTGGCAAGGATTGCGCTAGTGCTCGTTACATCTTTACAATTATGTCTCCTTTGGCCCGTATGATTTTTCATCCCTCTGACGATCCCTTGTTGCAGTACGAAGTCGATGATGGTCAAAAAATTGAACCAGTTTGGTATATGCCAATTATTCCTATGGTCTTGGTAAATGGAGCCGATGGTATCGGGACAGGTTGGTCGACCAAAATTTTTAACCACAACCCCAGAGACATAATGAAGAATATACGACGACTGTTGGCCAATGAAGAACCTACTCCAATGCATCCATG GTATAAAAATTTCCGCGGTGACATTGAGTACATTTCCGACGGCCGTTATATTAGTTCTGGTAACATTCAAATTATTCAAGGAGATAAAATTGAAATATCTGAATTGCCCGTTGGCACCTGGACGCAAACGTATAAGGAAAATGTCTTGGAGCCTTTGTCCAATGGCTCGGAAAAAGTTAAGGCCATTATTTCCGATTACCGTGAATACCATACTGATACAACCGTGCGATTTGTCATAACTCTGGCCCCAGGCGAATTCGATCGTCTGAACGAAGAACCTGGCGGTTTCCATCGCGTATTCAAATTAACCTCCTCAATGTCCACAAATCAAATGCATTGTTTTGATGAATTAAATTGCTTGAGACGCTTTCCAACATCTTTGGATATTTTGAAAGCATACTATCCTCTACGTTTGGAATATTATCAGAAACGTAAAGATTATTTGGTGGGTATGTTAACGGCCCAGGCCGACCGCCTTACTGATCAGGCACGCTTCATTTTGGAGAAATGTGAACGCACTTTGGTGGTTGAAAATAAAAAGCGCAAGGCTATGATTGATGAGTTGATAAAGCGCGGCTATCGCCCCGATCCCGTTAAAGAATGGCAGCGCCGCATTAACGtgcaggaggaggaggagcccGAGGAGGAAGAGGAAGCGGGTGAAGAGGAAGGTTCAACATCAGTTGTTAAGAAGGAGAAAAAGCCCGTAGACGCTGAGAAGGCATTCCAAAAACTTACCGATGTCAAGAAGTATGACTATTTGTTAGGTATGTCCATGTGGATGTTGACCGAAGAACGTAAAAACGAGTTGTTGAAACAACGCGATCAGAAATTGGCTGAATTGGCCGCTCTCAAAGAGAAAACAATACAAATGATGTGGTTGGACGATCTCGACGAGTTGGAAAAGAAAATGGATGAGGTTGAAGAGAAGGAGCGCCTTGATGAGCTGGGCATTAATAAGAAACAAGCTAAAGCCTTGGCCAAGAATAAGGCTGCCGCCGCTGCAGCGACGAAGAAGCGTGGATCCAATAAAGAAGGTGGAGCGGATGTTTTCCCTGATCCTCGCGGCGTCAAGGTTGAGTTCAAACTCACGGAGGAAATTATTAagaaagcagcagcagcagccagtGTCAACAAGGTAAAGAAGGAGAAAGTAGAGAAAAAGGTTGCTGGTAATAAAGGTGGCATAAAGACAGAAGGCGGCGGGGGTGACGAGTTCGATGATTTGGTAGAAGCCAAAGCTCCTAAGGCTAAAAAAGAACCGGTAGTCGCAGCACCAAAGAGAGTGCgcaagaagaaagaagatggCGGTGATGGTCTCAAGCAGACTCAGCTTGGTTTCAAACCCAAAGGC cgTAAGAAGAAGGTCAATAGCTCTGATGAAGATGATGCTCCTGATAATTCCGGCAGCGATTTGGATATACATGTAGAGCATGTGGCTCCTCGTGCAGATCGGCCCGGTCGCAGGGCTGCAGCAAACAAAATCAACTTCTCCGGTCTGCTCGATTCCGAGGAAGAGCAAACCAGTGATGGCGAAgtagtttttaaggaaaatgaTGCACTTAAAACCCCCACACAAGCTGTTGTGAAACTATCGGACGCAGAAAACAGTGACTTTGACAATTTCCAACCTGAAGAGGACTCACCTGTCAAAAAGAAGAAACCTGCTGTCAAACGGCCACGTAAGAAGGCAATGTCCAGCCCAGACAGCGACAGTGAAAAGAAG ACAAGTAAGAAGAAGAAACGTGTAGTAAACAGTGAtagcgatgatgatgatgactcgGATTTTGAGGCTTAG